A genomic region of Alicyclobacillus sp. SO9 contains the following coding sequences:
- a CDS encoding RluA family pseudouridine synthase: protein MILTITPGENGRVLRNLLQSKYKMSRRLLRQLVQQDGIQRKKETVFLNQHVNEGDIILVTLPNESSSLEMKQMDLDIRYEDAEILIVNKSAGVLSHPTAWEREDSVLSGLLHYLSPEERIPHCVHRLDRETSGLVMFAKHAHYHHVFDYALQHGLMHRSYTALVHVSEAQKSSFTDDDWGKWRTIRLPIAINRNQPSRRVISMDGQASVTHYRPIIIRNNVALVELRLETGRTHQIRLHLASIGLPIIGDPHYDWSYCMLPGGQERARDSNEFAELSQLIGRQALHAFRLTWTHPVTNVTVSASAAPPTDFRFVARSQGITDNEWDLATEQLFSLSSPD from the coding sequence ATGATTCTGACGATTACCCCTGGAGAAAACGGGAGAGTACTAAGGAACCTGTTGCAGTCCAAGTATAAGATGTCGCGAAGACTGCTTCGGCAGTTGGTGCAACAAGATGGGATTCAGCGGAAAAAGGAGACCGTGTTTCTGAATCAGCACGTAAATGAAGGTGACATAATACTTGTTACGTTACCTAACGAGTCCTCCAGTCTGGAAATGAAACAGATGGACCTTGACATCCGATACGAAGACGCTGAAATTCTTATTGTCAATAAATCGGCAGGAGTCCTCTCTCATCCAACCGCCTGGGAACGGGAGGACTCCGTGCTGTCGGGACTGCTTCACTATTTATCACCAGAGGAGCGCATCCCGCACTGTGTTCACCGCTTGGACAGAGAGACATCCGGTTTGGTTATGTTTGCGAAACATGCCCATTACCATCATGTATTCGACTATGCCTTGCAACACGGCCTAATGCACCGTAGTTACACTGCACTGGTGCATGTCTCAGAAGCACAGAAGTCCTCGTTCACGGACGACGACTGGGGCAAATGGAGAACAATTCGACTTCCAATTGCTATCAACAGAAACCAACCCTCACGTCGTGTCATCTCCATGGATGGACAAGCTTCGGTGACTCATTATCGGCCCATCATCATAAGGAATAACGTAGCACTGGTTGAATTACGGCTGGAAACGGGAAGGACACATCAAATCAGGCTTCACTTGGCGTCAATCGGGCTTCCTATCATCGGTGATCCGCACTATGACTGGTCCTACTGTATGCTTCCCGGCGGACAGGAACGCGCACGAGACAGTAATGAATTTGCAGAGTTAAGTCAGCTCATCGGCCGCCAGGCACTGCATGCATTTCGTCTGACCTGGACACACCCTGTGACGAATGTAACAGTCAGCGCCAGTGCCGCACCGCCAACTGATTTCCGCTTTGTCGCACGTTCGCAGGGCATCACCGACAACGAATGGGACCTGGCAACAGAGCAGCTGTTCTCCTTAAGCTCGCCTGACTAA